A genomic segment from Bacillus cereus G9842 encodes:
- a CDS encoding CPBP family intramembrane glutamic endopeptidase produces MILHAKSFHNKDKIQRAKIGLQLFLSILIITSIILNVVVIITKSMPLIVVYMFTPALSSILTRIILKEGFKDVSFSLGNLKIWKGIGFALLIPMIICGITYSIAWLSGIAGFQYPEVGMFILEPIYNMLGLQYVTAPFNFIYLVVLSGIFGSLLGLIPALGEEMGWRGYMLTRLVDAEFSRPILISGLIWATWHVPIVIAGLYVAGPSVVLSVLGIYLCIVPFGYIIAYLRLITGSIWPSVIIHATWNAIIQGPFTRASTGYQTEIWIGESGLITAIIILITAIITSRIVNFTK; encoded by the coding sequence ATGATATTACACGCAAAATCGTTCCACAATAAAGATAAAATCCAACGTGCTAAAATAGGACTTCAACTCTTTTTGAGTATCTTAATCATTACTTCTATTATCCTAAATGTAGTAGTAATAATTACGAAAAGTATGCCGCTTATTGTGGTATATATGTTTACCCCAGCATTATCTTCTATTTTGACTCGCATAATACTGAAAGAAGGGTTTAAAGATGTATCTTTTAGTCTCGGTAACTTAAAGATATGGAAAGGGATTGGTTTTGCTCTGCTAATCCCTATGATTATTTGTGGAATTACTTATTCTATCGCCTGGTTGAGCGGAATTGCGGGGTTTCAGTATCCCGAAGTTGGTATGTTTATTTTAGAACCGATCTACAATATGCTTGGGCTTCAGTATGTAACGGCACCATTCAACTTCATTTATCTAGTAGTATTGAGCGGCATTTTCGGAAGTTTGCTTGGCTTAATCCCGGCTTTGGGAGAAGAAATGGGCTGGCGAGGTTATATGCTCACAAGGCTAGTCGATGCAGAGTTTTCACGGCCCATCCTTATTAGTGGATTGATTTGGGCAACGTGGCATGTTCCAATAGTTATTGCTGGTCTATATGTAGCGGGACCATCTGTCGTTCTTTCAGTACTTGGTATCTATCTTTGTATTGTACCATTCGGTTATATTATAGCTTATTTACGACTTATCACAGGTAGCATTTGGCCTTCGGTTATCATCCATGCTACTTGGAATGCCATTATTCAAGGACCTTTCACACGTGCAAGTACAGGGTATCAAACTGAGATTTGGATTGGAGAATCTGGCTTGATAACCGCTATTATTATCTTGATTACTGCAATAATTACGTCTCGAATCGTAAATTTTACTAAATAG